Proteins encoded within one genomic window of Diorhabda sublineata isolate icDioSubl1.1 chromosome 1, icDioSubl1.1, whole genome shotgun sequence:
- the LOC130451838 gene encoding protein lingerer isoform X2, giving the protein MSSSNRATSKGGKVKPDKLQKSEKSDSKGKGTDKQQQRDANSKNEDPSMKDKVKQLIEMSHRSEEEVCLALHECDNDVNLASNMLFEEMRIGEWETRVKKKKNRQTSTGKQEKSDDATPVDDWNESGLPSTNAASGDKDKPRGGNRGGRQNNRGWRGRERQENDRNLEDRPRGDRERRGRTGGGPRGGGGGRGGRGGGRAGGRYLPRGGRNNSGGYNKPIDTWDNSNTWDNSTVAVTNHNTEETWDDFPGADEWSTEEYQGSLADTKVFTPSNPPPMDPIIDQTGAMNSLQDQTFGGDQLVQHSIQSQSPVPPMMGSLTAAQTQYFSQLQQNNDSLNNQYQNPSYQSQTYEKATTNQYTNNTTPYNSATANQYGSNVTAQSYGTNTQQYGAQTSSNQYGADNSAYQSSVYVGTQETPSAQQPARTKTQRARVPPPSKIPASAVEMPGDLNASIGYLDVQFGALDIIDTNSSFDSGMDTKYSGTAQSNSLEVPSVVTPVATTNLDLTSTSVNQNSNLDTYSPKTNAQNSISSAMSQSLSNTDTIPQTSDHLTNTYNSAPRTTTQGSTSTSSSVTATGLDLSSKQPPDTHSYSQSSTYSSYQPKSNTYNSSTYSGVTTTVSSFVSNQASTYATSQTVAAYNAPSGNTYPSTYSSNTSYQSNTNSAAFPSISQANTYSSNTQSYPQNTSQSVYGANTGLNNSSSYGNTTTSQYNNYGSSNKIGKESSGYDNSSSTSSSSQTTSTSSATTTTPLSLSQAGVTTSKTSTTLAAKNSNSIVSNIPPSVAPVMSMPYIGQVPYFQQPVYSYEEVQMLQQRLPHMFSGEVDLVPTNVTNLCIYPTQTTPYYDMSYQTPTTLAAVRDAATLGNVGYSLSSDGRFARTDNNASPVPTTLSQQTSTLTQGHQAQPILAGTGPPYFFATAFNTIAPNYQFGAMYTQLPAATNAHGSSNSTQYSKPASYNSGYGNYDSLNQSQDYSKGGYVSNTQGQKSSGPSASSTGSTGTDLSAMYAKSHTALGKVNSYEKQGFHSGTPPPFTGGIHGNQSAGLAPSGTGFAPQMYISTMAPHQQHHTTHLIQQPLHQDTANAAGQRTQGTNQAKASKQPYQTSYWNQA; this is encoded by the exons atgagTTCAAGTAACAGAGCCACCTCAAAAGGTGGCAAAGTGAAGCCTGATAAATTGCAAAAATCAGAGAAATCAGACAGTAAAG GGAAAGGAACTGATAAACAGCAGCAAAGAGATGCTAATTCTAAAAATGAAGATCCCAGCATGAAAGATAAAGTAAAACAATTGATAGAAATGTCTCATAGATCTGAAGAAGAAGTTTGCTTGGCTCTACATGAATGTGACAATGATGTTAATTTGGCTAGTAATATGTTATTTGAGGAAATGCGAATT gGTGAATGGGAAACTagagtaaaaaagaaaaagaacagACAAACATCTACTGGTAAGCAAGAAAAATCTGATGACGCTACTCCTGTTGACGACTGGAACGAGTCTGGGCTACCTTCTACAAATGCTGCTAGTGGAGATAAAGACAAACCTAGAGGAGGTAATAGGGGCGGTAGACAAAATAATCGTGGTTGGCGAGGTCGCGAACGCCAGGAAAATGACCGAAATTTGGAGGACCGCCCCCGAGGAGATAGAGAAAGACGGGGTCGCACCGGTGGCGGTCCAAGAGGTGGAGGTGGCGGTCGTGGAGGAAGAGGAGGTGGTAGAGCGGGTGGACGATACTTACCGAGAGGTGGTAGAAACAACAGTGGAGGATATAATAAGCCCATTGACACTTGGGATAATTCAAACACTTGGGACAATAGCACAGTTGCTGTTACTAATCATAACACAGAAGAAACTTGGGATGATTTTCCTGGTGCCGATGAATGGTCTACAGAAGAGTATCAAGGTAGTTTGGCAGATACCAAGGTATTTACTCCTAGTAATCCACCTCCTATGGATCCCATTATTGATCAAACAGGAGCAATGAACTCATTGCAAGATCAAACATTTGGAGGTGATCAGTTGGTCCAGCATAGTATACAATCACAAAGTCCTGTTCCACCTATGATGGGCAGTCTTACTGCTGCACAGACCCAATATTTCTCACAG CTCCAACAAAATAATGACAGTCTCAATAACCAGTACCAAAATCCATCGTACCAGAGCCAAACATATGAAAAGGCTACCACCAATCAATACACAAACAATACAACTCCTTACAATAGCGCTACTGCAAATCAATATGGTTCTAATGTAACTGCTCAGTCATATGGTACCAATACCCAGCAGTATGGAGCACAGACCAGTTCAAATCAGTATGGCGCTGATAATAGCGCTTATCAAAGCAGTGTGTATGTCGGAACACAGGAGACACCATCTGCTCAACAACCTGCTAGAACGAAGACTCAGCGAGCAAGGGTGCCGCCTCCTTCAAAG aTACCTGCAAGTGCCGTAGAAATGCCTGGAGACCTTAACGCAAGCATTGGTTATTTGGATGTACAGTTTGGTGCTTTGGATATCATAGATACAAATTCATCATTCGATAGTGGAATGGATACAAAGTACAGTGGTACAGCTCAATCAAATAGCTTAGAGGTACCATCAGTAGTAACACCTGTCGCTACTACAAATCTAGATCTCACTTCAACTTCTGTCAATCAAAATTCTAACTTGGATACATACTCGCCGAAGACGAATGCACAAAACAGTATTAGCTCTGCTATGTCACAGAGT cTTTCAAATACAGACACCATTCCACAAACAAGTGATCATTTGACTAACACATATAATTCAGCACCAAGAACAACAACACAAGGTAGTACTTCAACTTCATCATCAGTAACTGCAACTGGTCTAGATTTGAGCAGTAAACAACCACCTGATACACATTCATATTCACAGTCATCTACATACAGTTCCTACCAGCCTAAATCAAATACCTACAACTCTTCCACCTATAGTGGAGTAACA aCAACTGTGAGTTCTTTTGTCTCAAATCAAGCAAGTACTTATGCAACTAGCCAAACAGTAGCTGCATATAACGCCCCAAGTGGAAACACGTATCCAAGCACTTATTCCTCGAATACTTCATACCAATCCAATACAAATTCGGCGGCGTTTCCATCGATCAGTCAGGCTAACACCTATTCTTCGAATACACAGTCTTATCCACAGAATACTAGTCAATCAGTCTATGGTGCTAATACAG gCTTGAATAACAGTTCGAGCTATGGAAATACGACGACCAGTCAATATAACAACTATGGTTCCAGCaacaaaattggaaaagaatCGAGCGGTTACGATAATAGTTCGAGTACGTCCAGCAGCAGTCAAACGACATCTACTAGCAGTGCTACGACAACAACACCTTTATCATTATCTCAAGCTGGAGTAACAACCAGTAAAACATCTACAACATTAG CTGCGAAAAATTCCAACAGTATTGTGTCAAATATACCACCAAGCGTCGCTCCTGTTATGAGTATGCCATATATAGGACAGGTACCATACTTCCAACAACCCGTATACTCCTATGAAGAAGTGCAGATGTTGCAGCAAAGGCTTCCACATATG ttCTCGGGTGAAGTCGATTTGGTACCAACGAATGTGACGAACCTATGTATTTATCCTACACAGACGACACCCTACTATGATATGAGTTATCAGACACCAACCACGCTGGCAGCCGTAAGGGATGCAGCTACACTCGGTAACGTTGGATATTCGTTATCATCTGATGGAAGGTTCGCTAGGACGGATAATAATGCTTCACCAGTTCCAACGACGCTGTCGCAGCAGACTAGTACTCTAACTCAAGGACATCAAGCGCAACCGATATTGGCCGGTACAGGGCCGCCGTACTTCTTTGCCACTGCTTTCAATACCATCGCCCCAAATTACCAATTTGGAGCAATGTATACG CAACTGCCTGCTGCTACCAATGCGCATGGTTCCAGTAATAGCACTCAGTATTCTAAACCTGCATCATACAACTCAGGATATGGCAACTACGATTCCCTGAATCAATCTCAGGATTATTCAAAAGGCGGTTACGTCAGTAACACGCAGGGTCAAAAAAGTAGCGGACCAAGCGCTTCTTCAACTGGATCTACAGGAACTGATCTGTCAGCGATGTACGCTAAATCTCATACAGCTTTAGGAAAAGTTAAT TCCTACGAAAAACAGGGTTTCCATTCGGGAACGCCACCTCCATTCACAGGAGGAATTCATGGCAATCAAAGTGCAGGTTTAGCACCAAGTGGAACTGGTTTTGCTCCACAAATGTATATCAGCACAATGGCTCCTCATCAACAGCATCATACAACACATCTTATTCAGCAACCACTTCATCAG GATACAGCAAATGCCGCAGGTCAGCGTACTCAGGGGACAAATCAGGCTAAAGCAAGCAAACAACCCTACCAGACATCATATTGGAATCAAGCTTAA